In Heptranchias perlo isolate sHepPer1 chromosome 21, sHepPer1.hap1, whole genome shotgun sequence, the following proteins share a genomic window:
- the dkk1b gene encoding dickkopf-related protein 1b — translation MYLEAVQTARVLLTFCLYHAVSSFNSNAIKTGSGAVQSPSHPVSITPQVVVYDSANKNHAIEQFQLSNCLDDQDCAADQFCSGSRAGAQHCLNCRRRRKRCLRDAMCCPGTRCSNGMCVPNDADHIHGEIEETILESWNHEEQHTTVDIHPRRTTLPARSHSIKGQEGDVCLRSSDCAQGLCCARHFWSKICKPVLREGQVCTKHKRKGSHGLEIFQRCDCAQGLSCRMQRGGNHGSSKSSRLHTCQ, via the exons ATGTATTTGGAAGCGGTGCAGACGGCCAGAGTGCTCCTCACTTTCTGTCTCTACCATGCCGTGAGCTCCTTCAATTCCAATGCCATCAAAACGGGCAGCGGAGCGGTTCAGAGCCCCAGCCACCCGGTCAGCATTACTCCCCAGGTCGTCGTCTATGATAGCGCGAACAAGAACCACGCAATCGAGCAATTCCAG CTCTCCAATTGTCTGGATGACCAGGACTGCGCTGCCGACCAGTTCTGTTCCGGTTCCCGAGCCGGCGCCCAGCATTGCCTGAACTGCCGCAGGCGCCGCAAACGCTGTCTCCGAGACGCTATGTGCTGCCCGGGGACCCGCTGCAGCAACG GTATGTGTGTGCCCAATGATGCAGACCACATCCATGGCGAGATCGAGGAGACCATCCTGGAGAGTTGGAATCACGAGGAGCAGCACACGACCGTGGACATTCACCCAAGGAGGACAACCCTCCCCGCCAGGTCTCACTCCATTAAAG GACAAGAAGGCGACGTGTGCCTCAGATCGTCAGACTGTGCCCAAGGGCTGTGCTGTGCCCGACACTTCTGGTCCAAGATCTGTAAACCTGTGCTGAGGGAGGGCCAAGTGTGCACCAAGCACAAGCGGAAAGGCTCGCACGGTCTGGAGATATTCCAGAGGTGCGACTGTGCCCAGGGTTTGTCGTGTCGGATGCAGAGAGGCGGAAATCACGGTTCCAGCAAGAGCTCAAGGCTGCATACCTGTCAATGA